In a single window of the Equus quagga isolate Etosha38 chromosome 7, UCLA_HA_Equagga_1.0, whole genome shotgun sequence genome:
- the RPS15A gene encoding 40S ribosomal protein S15a, with protein sequence MVRMNVLADALKSINNAEKRGKRQVLIRPCSKVIVRFLTVMMKHGYIGEFEIIDDHRAGKIVVNLTGRLNKCGVISPRFDVQLKDLEKWQNNLLPSRQFGFIVLTTSAGIMDHEEARRKHTGGKILGFFF encoded by the exons ATGGTGCGCATGAATGTCCTGGCCGATGCTCTCAAGAGCATCAACAATGCCGAGAAGAGGGGCAAACGCCAGGTGCTCATTAGGCCGTGCTCCAAAGTCATCGTCCGGTTTCTGACTGTGATGATGAAGCATG GTTACATTGGCGAATTTGAAATCATCGATGACCACAGAGCTGGGAAGATTGTTGTGAACCTCACGGGCAGGTTAAACAAG TGTGGAGTGATCAGCCCCAGATTTGACGTGCAACTGAAAGATctagaaaaatggcaaaataacTTGCTCCCGTCCCGTCAGTTTGG TTTCATTGTACTGACAACCTCAGCTGGCATCATGGACCATGAAGAAGCAAGACGAAAACACACAGGAGGGAAAATCCTGGGATTCTTTTTCTAG